From a single Phacochoerus africanus isolate WHEZ1 chromosome 11, ROS_Pafr_v1, whole genome shotgun sequence genomic region:
- the DDIAS gene encoding DNA damage-induced apoptosis suppressor protein: MNRRRKFLLASVLALQNTSFIYPSCQKCFSRIILVSKRSNCPKCGFTGKADNANYRYKLSLKVAESNRLFGITVFGSCLDAFFGLTATGLHRYIQDPNEIPETLDSDTTQKLLTKAVETCFVGQSFIFGVTNFENQHRQGSDSSNFLQQFSNHRREVKALVACQIVLPDPGVVGFTVLDYFHQLLQLSDTRKLGCGSQAPNSHFLALEHSDSDLSSIYGPDSSSCCFESHGRDSFSGFWQLSLELTSIVSQLTDDNDFSALEHSKATGTLEENRKCISSAEAPGSNSCHDTIQGSWSLVSYMDKKNATQKLQAHQPSTIHSNPHELGVPGSHFFPLKVQETPESSNTKSFHSAVEIKNIYSQWEPTCHQHDDVDTPTSLQERALCCPPSSLRLEEIDGGSQNCDPEIWDDLPFSESLNKFLAAVESEIALTQTDANSRNWHLDNDISKLHADHSRLSVTPQKTTRALHTPSPALRSPQARVKANSSKDNFPSNCEANPSPGIPKESQPENMAENGYISGSKKDISENFLPNVYLSALFPSSKGSGTTVTLKSTRIPPHNAGFSLKHSTSEHDHSCLNSKYLNGCAEKSFSEMSEKLMALHYRKYNVSKLYNLDNKHYCKWPKNQGDSSTICRKLTYPLEAPCSSPNRSTNTLKEMTYEHTSNNLTENCSTGHEGGYDASADLFDDSAKEMDIATEMTKKSQDILLEWGKSLAESHHTESDFPLRSPSENYSQLSQKLSSQITPASLYPRTCSSPPHFPSDSECDFEDSQDFVPCSQSTPVTGFHQTRIHGMKGMFEKLPAFYSDLDANYKKTRISSENEAKQAIPSCPKNITTPSQKSRSPAISGGTQPEVFNDCPIAKGLGTDVEEWVPPTTQKVFPSEKLGFRAMGLRKCPAAYNSPNQKELPRKKLKYIKQRTDKYLAKKEFNLKNTFTATVTKQKTNCNTTKSGWIFKESVLGLGSCSEVKCCLPFSENWPPSVPETTSAWSPELFSQNVP; the protein is encoded by the exons GTCTAATTGTCCAAAATGTGGCTTTACTGGTAAAGCTGATAATGCCAATTACAGATATAAACTTTCCTTAAAAGTTGCAGAATCAAACAGATTATTTGGCATTACTGTATTTGGAAGCTGCTTGGATGCATTTTTTGGTCTTACAGCCACTGGTTTGCACAG GTACATTCAGGATCCTAATGAAATTCCAGAAACACTGGACAGTGATACAACTCAGAAGCTATTAACTAAAGCAGTTGAAACTTGCTTTGTTGGACAAAGCTTTATTTTCGGAGTGACG AACTTTGAAAACCAACACAGACAAGGTTCAGATTCCAGCAACTTCTTACAGCAGTTCTCCAACCACAGAAGAGAAGTTAAAGCACTAGTAGCTTGCCAGATTGTTCTACCAGACCCCGGTGTTGTAGGCTTCACTGTCCTTGACTACTTCCATCAGCTTTTGCAGCTTTCTGATACCAGGAAACTTGGCTGTGGCTCCCAAGCACCTAACAGCCACTTCCTTGCTTTAGAGCATTCAGATAGTGATCTCAGCAGCATATATGGCCCTGACAGCAGTTCTTGTTGTTTTGAGTCCCATGGCAGAGATAGTTTTTCAGGATTCTGGCAGCTATCACTTGAGCTCACCTCCATTGTTTCACAACTAACGGATGATAATGATTTTTCAGCTTTAGAACACAGCAAGGCCACTGGGACTCTTGAGGAGAACAGAAAGTGCATCTCCTCTGCAGAGGCCCCTGGTTCCAACAGCTGCCATGACACAATTCAGGGCTCATGGAGCCTTGTTTCATATATGGATAAAAAGAATGCAACACAAAAGTTACAAGCTCATCAGCCAAGTACAATTCATAGTAATCctcatgaacttggagttcctggctCTCATTTCTTCCCTTTGAAAGTGCAAGAGACACCTGAGTCAAGTAATACAAAATCCTTCCACAGTgcagtagaaattaaaaatatatattcccagTGGGAGCCAACCTGTCACCAGCATGATGATGTCGATACCCCCACTAGCCTTCAGGAGAGAGCTTTATGTTGTCCACCTTCATCACTCAGACTTGAAGAGATAGATGGTGGTTCCCAGAACTGTGACCCCGAGATCTGGGATGATCTGCCATTCTCTGAAAGCCTAAACAAATTTCTGGCAGCTGTCGAAAGTGAGATTGCTCTAACCCAGACAGATGCCAATAGCAGGAACTGGCATCTAGATAATGACATCAGTAAATTACATGCAGACCACAGCAGGTTATCAGTCACAccccagaaaactactagagcctTGCATACACCATCTCCAGCCTTAAGATCACCACAAGCAAGAGTCAAAGCAAACTCCAGCAAAGATAACTTCCCTTCCAACTGTGAAGCAAATCCAAGTCCTGGTATTCCTAAGGAGTCACAACCAGAGAACATGGCAGAGAATGGCTATATAAGTGGTagtaaaaaagatatttctgaaaattttctacCAAATGTTTATCTGTCAGCTCTTTTTCCATCTTCAAAAGGCTCTGGCACAACAGTTACTCTTAAGTCTACCAGAATTCCACCACATAATGCTGGATTTTCACTTAAGCACAGCACCTCAGAGCATGACCATTCTTGTCTCAATAGCAAATATTTGAATGGAtgtgcagaaaaatcattttctgaaatGAGTGAAAAGTTGATGGCTTTGCATTATAGGAAGTATAATGTTTCCAAACTTTATAACTTAGATAATAAACATTACTGTAAGTGGCCAAAGAACCAGGGTGACAGTTCTACAATTTGCAGGAAACTTACATATCCTTTAGAAGCTCCTTGCAGTAGTCCCAACAGAAgtacaaatacattaaaagaaatgaCTTATGAACACACCAGTAATAACCTAACAGAGAACTGTTCTACTGGTCACGAAGGTGGCTATGATGCTTCGGCTGATCTCTTTGATGATAGTGCCAAAGAAATGGACATTGCAACAGAAATGACCAAAAAGTCACAGGATATTTTGTTAGAATGGGGAAAGTCTTTGGCAGAAAGTCATCATACAGAATCTGATTTTCCTTTGAGATCACCTTCTGAAAATTACAGCCAGCTTTCACAAAAGTTATCCTCGCAAATCACACCTGCCTCTCTGTATCCAAGAACATGTTCCTCTCCACCTCATTTTCCATCAGATTCAGAATGTGATTTTGAAGATAGCCAAGACTTTGTTCCTTGTTCACAGTCAACTCCCGTTACAGGATTCCACCAAACTAGAATTCATGGGATGAAAGGAATGTTCGAAAAATTACCTGCCTTTTATTCAGACCTTGATGCTAACTATAAAAAAACAAGGATTTCCTCTGAAAATGAAGCAAAGCAGGCCATCCCTAGCTGTCCAAAAAATATAACGACCCCCAGCCAGAAATCCAGAAGCCCTGCTATATCTGGTGGTACACAGCCAGAGGTTTTCAACGACTGTCCTATTGCCAAGGGCCTTGGCACTGATGTTGAGGAATGGGTCCCTCCAACCACACAGAAAGTCTTTCCCTCAGAAAAACTTGGATTCCGGGCCATGGGTCTAAGGAAATGCCCTGCTGCTTATAATTCTCCTAATCAAAAAGAGTTaccaagaaaaaaactgaaatacatCAAACAAAGAACCGATAAATATTTAGCTAAGAAGGAGTTTAATTTAAAGAATACATTTACAGCAAcagttacaaaacagaaaactaactGTAACACTACGAAGTCAGGCTGGATTTTCAAAGAGTCAGTTTTGGGACTTGGTTCTTGTTCAGAAGTCAAATGTTGCCTTCCATTTTCAGAAAACTGGCCACCTTCAGTGCCTGAAACTACAAGTGCTTGGTCTCCTGAGTTGTTTTCACAGAATGTCCCCTGA